The following are encoded in a window of Limibacter armeniacum genomic DNA:
- a CDS encoding acyl-CoA thioesterase, with translation MYSHEVKERIRYADTDQMGFVYYGNYARFYEIGRVEALRALGVKYKQMEEEGIMLPVLECYSKYIKPAKYDDLITIKTMIKELPSARIFFEYEILSEDGQLLNQGKTTLVFMRSDSHRPCKAPEEILKLLEPYFADNYEKEIS, from the coding sequence ATGTATTCACACGAAGTGAAAGAGCGAATAAGGTATGCTGATACTGACCAGATGGGTTTTGTGTACTATGGAAATTATGCCCGTTTTTATGAGATAGGTCGAGTAGAAGCTCTTAGAGCGTTGGGAGTCAAATACAAGCAGATGGAAGAGGAAGGAATTATGCTCCCTGTTCTTGAATGCTACTCTAAATATATCAAACCTGCAAAGTATGATGACTTGATTACCATCAAAACGATGATCAAGGAATTACCTTCAGCAAGGATTTTTTTCGAATATGAAATTCTGTCTGAAGATGGGCAGTTGCTAAACCAAGGGAAGACAACACTTGTTTTTATGCGTAGTGATTCGCATCGACCTTGTAAAGCACCAGAAGAAATACTGAAACTTTTGGAACCATATTTTGCAGATAATTACGAAAAAGAAATCTCATGA
- a CDS encoding NifU family protein — MPDIKYNKDELYPKNVSIYTEANPNPNSMKFMLSFMLIENGDNFDFPDLESAKNSPLATSLFQEFPFVERVFFMSNFVTLTKNDSTEWIEVINDVKAFIKNFFETGQEVFNANQPEQQLIIDTDSEAVKKIKGVLDEYIKPAVEMDGGAIQFHSFDEESGVVKVLLQGSCSGCPSSTVTLKAGIENMLKRMVPSVKEVVAEGV; from the coding sequence ATGCCTGATATCAAATACAACAAGGACGAACTGTATCCAAAAAACGTATCTATATACACAGAAGCAAACCCTAACCCTAACTCCATGAAGTTCATGTTGAGCTTTATGCTGATAGAAAATGGGGACAACTTTGACTTCCCTGATCTGGAAAGTGCGAAAAACTCTCCTTTGGCAACATCTTTATTTCAAGAATTCCCATTTGTTGAGCGTGTATTTTTCATGAGCAACTTCGTTACGCTTACGAAAAATGACAGCACAGAATGGATTGAAGTAATCAATGATGTCAAAGCCTTTATCAAGAATTTCTTTGAAACAGGTCAAGAGGTTTTCAATGCAAACCAACCAGAGCAACAGTTGATCATTGATACTGACTCTGAAGCTGTCAAAAAAATCAAAGGTGTATTGGATGAGTACATCAAACCAGCTGTAGAAATGGATGGCGGTGCTATTCAGTTCCACTCTTTTGACGAAGAAAGCGGTGTTGTAAAGGTTTTGCTTCAAGGTTCTTGCAGTGGCTGTCCTTCTTCCACTGTTACACTGAAAGCAGGCATTGAAAACATGCTCAAACGCATGGTCCCTTCAGTGAAGGAAGTAGTTGCTGAAGGTGTGTAA
- a CDS encoding RNA polymerase sigma factor, whose amino-acid sequence MVCQMTMMPNFTTIVNSETLEDTEILRKFSLSSTKEEAFRALLEKYQERVYWHIRKLVITHEDADDLTQETFIKAWHNLNGFEGKSQLYTWLYRIATNHSLNFLNKKKKRFFLSIHDVNKELANKLDESELISGDEIQIKLQKAILKLPEKQRLVFNMKYFEDMSYQDISEVLDTSVGALKASYHHAVKKIEHILTNS is encoded by the coding sequence ATGGTCTGTCAAATGACCATGATGCCCAACTTTACAACGATTGTGAATTCAGAAACACTCGAAGACACCGAAATACTACGTAAGTTCTCACTGTCCTCTACCAAAGAGGAGGCTTTTAGGGCCTTGCTTGAGAAGTATCAGGAACGTGTTTACTGGCATATACGTAAGCTGGTCATTACTCATGAAGATGCAGATGACCTAACACAGGAAACCTTTATTAAGGCATGGCATAACCTGAACGGTTTTGAAGGAAAATCACAGCTCTATACTTGGTTGTACCGCATTGCCACAAACCATAGTTTAAATTTTCTAAACAAAAAGAAGAAAAGATTCTTTTTATCTATACATGATGTAAACAAGGAACTGGCTAATAAGCTTGATGAAAGCGAATTAATATCAGGAGATGAAATACAGATAAAGCTCCAAAAGGCTATTCTGAAGCTACCTGAAAAGCAACGACTGGTTTTCAATATGAAATATTTTGAGGACATGAGCTATCAGGACATTTCAGAAGTACTGGACACTTCCGTTGGCGCCCTGAAAGCTTCTTACCATCATGCTGTAAAAAAGATTGAGCATATTTTAACCAATAGCTGA
- the nhaD gene encoding sodium:proton antiporter NhaD encodes MITIILSIFVLGYMAIALEHNIKIDKSAPSLIVGVLCWTVYILMADKQAHTIVHELYEYLGEISGILFFLLGAMTIVELIDAHQGFEDITQFITTQKRIKLLWMVCMLTFFLSAALDNLTTTIVMVSILRKLLKDRQTRMFFVCMVVIAANAGGAWSPIGDVTTTMLWIGGQITAESIITKLILPSLACIFAPLMVITFAYRKKLYSYPNERGNTDNLNNDFDHQEPVSVAERRIVLFAGLACLIFVPFFKSVTHLPPFMGILLGLGALWLLTEIMHKSKNTEQKHPLSVMGVLKRVDVPSVLFFFGILVAISSLQATGILKEMALLLDHHIGNIYTIALSLGLLSAVVDNVPLVAATMGMYELTLFPTDHIMWELIAYCSGTGGSALIIGSAAGVAAMGMEKIPFGWYLREVSWLALIGYFTGAVIFITLFAY; translated from the coding sequence ATGATTACTATCATCCTTTCCATTTTCGTGCTTGGCTATATGGCCATCGCCTTAGAACACAATATCAAAATTGACAAGTCTGCTCCTTCCTTGATTGTGGGTGTACTTTGCTGGACAGTCTATATTTTGATGGCAGATAAGCAAGCCCATACGATTGTTCATGAGCTGTATGAATATTTAGGAGAAATTTCTGGCATACTGTTTTTCCTACTTGGAGCCATGACTATCGTTGAGCTGATTGATGCACATCAGGGTTTTGAGGATATCACTCAGTTTATCACAACCCAAAAACGTATCAAGCTCCTCTGGATGGTCTGTATGCTTACCTTTTTCCTCTCAGCAGCACTGGATAACCTGACAACAACAATTGTCATGGTGTCCATTCTAAGGAAGCTACTAAAAGACCGACAGACAAGGATGTTTTTTGTATGCATGGTCGTTATAGCAGCCAATGCAGGGGGAGCATGGTCACCGATTGGAGATGTAACCACCACCATGTTGTGGATTGGTGGACAGATTACAGCCGAGAGTATTATTACCAAACTAATTCTACCCAGCCTTGCTTGCATCTTTGCTCCTTTGATGGTCATCACCTTTGCGTACCGCAAAAAGCTATACAGTTATCCAAATGAAAGGGGAAATACAGACAACTTAAACAACGATTTTGATCATCAGGAACCTGTTTCGGTAGCTGAAAGAAGAATTGTGCTTTTTGCAGGACTTGCATGCCTGATCTTTGTTCCATTTTTCAAGTCTGTAACGCACCTACCTCCTTTTATGGGGATTTTACTTGGGTTAGGCGCTTTATGGTTGCTGACCGAAATTATGCACAAGAGCAAGAACACAGAACAAAAACACCCCTTGTCAGTAATGGGTGTCCTGAAGCGGGTTGATGTACCTAGTGTCCTGTTTTTCTTCGGAATACTAGTAGCCATATCAAGTTTACAAGCTACAGGAATATTAAAGGAAATGGCATTGTTGCTTGACCATCATATTGGCAATATCTATACCATTGCGCTATCCCTTGGTTTGCTTTCCGCAGTTGTTGACAACGTTCCTCTAGTAGCTGCTACCATGGGGATGTATGAGTTAACTTTATTCCCTACTGATCATATTATGTGGGAGCTTATAGCGTATTGCTCCGGAACAGGTGGAAGTGCTTTGATTATCGGGTCTGCTGCTGGAGTTGCTGCCATGGGAATGGAAAAAATACCTTTTGGCTGGTACTTGAGAGAAGTCAGTTGGCTTGCCTTGATTGGGTACTTTACAGGAGCTGTTATTTTTATCACGCTATTTGCTTATTAA
- a CDS encoding sodium:solute symporter, with protein MTPTLVLLLIGIYFSGVLLISYVTARGATQTTFFTADKNSPWYLVAYGMIGATLSGVTFVSLPGWVGTSGFSYFQTTMGYVLGYAVIATVLLPLYYKLNLVSIYSFLEDRFGFWSYKTAAFFFLLSRTIQAAAKLYIVSIVLQTFLFDELNVPYFWTVFITIALIWLYTFRGGIKTVVWTDVLQTTFMLLAAGITVYIIAKDLGLGFSEMLQTIQENGKYSKTFFWDPSQPSYFFTQFISGAFLALVMTGLDQDMMQKNLTCRTAPDAQKNMFWFSLILVAVNILFLTLGAMLYIYTDRMGIPLPAKGDELFPMLAKDYLGVFAASVFLLGIIAAAYSSADSALTSLTTSFCIDFLNFGKTKTGSAQKRTRRIQVHMMFSLILLLTVILFKLINNTSALDAVLKVATYTYGPLLGLFAFGLLTRKKLKDKWVPVVCALSPLLCFLMNFFSEELFNGYRFGYELLMLNGAMTFLGLLLLSKKGELYEKRLLEWK; from the coding sequence ATGACACCAACATTGGTCTTGCTTCTGATAGGCATCTATTTTTCAGGAGTGTTGTTGATATCCTATGTAACGGCAAGAGGTGCAACACAGACAACATTTTTTACTGCTGACAAGAATTCTCCTTGGTATCTTGTGGCTTATGGAATGATTGGAGCAACCTTATCGGGCGTAACATTTGTATCCCTTCCAGGATGGGTAGGGACATCAGGCTTTAGCTATTTCCAAACAACAATGGGGTATGTATTGGGGTATGCTGTGATAGCAACAGTATTGTTACCCTTGTATTATAAGCTGAACCTTGTTTCTATTTACTCTTTTCTAGAAGACCGATTCGGTTTTTGGTCATATAAAACAGCGGCATTTTTCTTCTTGTTATCCCGTACTATTCAAGCTGCGGCAAAGCTTTATATTGTTTCAATCGTACTTCAGACTTTTCTGTTTGATGAGTTGAATGTGCCTTATTTTTGGACAGTATTTATTACAATAGCTTTGATTTGGCTGTACACCTTCAGAGGTGGCATCAAAACGGTAGTTTGGACGGATGTTCTTCAAACTACATTTATGCTGCTGGCTGCGGGAATCACGGTGTATATTATTGCAAAAGACCTAGGGTTAGGTTTCAGCGAAATGCTACAAACCATTCAGGAAAACGGGAAATATTCTAAGACGTTTTTCTGGGATCCATCTCAGCCAAGTTATTTCTTCACCCAGTTTATATCGGGAGCATTTTTAGCCTTGGTGATGACAGGTCTTGATCAGGATATGATGCAGAAAAACCTTACTTGCCGTACAGCTCCAGATGCCCAAAAGAACATGTTTTGGTTTAGCTTGATACTGGTTGCTGTGAATATTCTTTTCCTGACATTGGGGGCTATGCTGTACATTTATACAGATAGAATGGGTATTCCATTGCCCGCCAAAGGAGATGAGCTGTTCCCGATGTTAGCCAAAGACTATTTGGGGGTATTTGCGGCTTCTGTTTTTCTTTTGGGTATTATAGCTGCTGCTTATTCTAGTGCAGACTCGGCTCTGACCTCACTAACTACCTCGTTTTGTATTGACTTCCTTAATTTTGGAAAAACCAAAACAGGAAGTGCCCAAAAGCGCACAAGACGTATTCAGGTACACATGATGTTTTCTCTGATTCTGTTGTTGACAGTGATATTATTTAAATTGATCAACAATACATCAGCTCTGGATGCGGTGTTGAAGGTAGCTACTTATACTTATGGGCCTTTATTGGGCCTTTTTGCCTTTGGGTTGCTTACCCGAAAGAAACTCAAAGACAAATGGGTACCTGTGGTTTGTGCATTGTCACCACTTTTATGCTTTCTGATGAATTTCTTTTCTGAAGAGTTATTCAATGGTTACCGTTTCGGTTACGAGTTGCTAATGCTAAATGGAGCCATGACTTTCTTGGGGCTGTTGCTACTCAGCAAAAAAGGAGAGCTTTATGAAAAACGGTTGTTGGAGTGGAAATAA
- a CDS encoding YihY/virulence factor BrkB family protein, with translation MSVLEEWLHESKPGSKVVGYLKSIRFKSLDVSLYTILYIFLKKLDEDDTLQRAQAVAFNFTLAVLPTIIFVFTLIPYLPIDNFDAMIFDFLDEMLPEYVTYAVNKVIVDIVSRPRGGLLSFGFFLAAFMATSGMRSLMDAFNSCTHSFEGRTIWKQYSIAFLLTAQLAFTMFSAIILLIYGKVILNALVEYGYVDTFFVYLLLHILRIIVITFMFFLNTALIYYLAPAIKVRWKLISPGSVIATTLGILTSSVFSYYLENFNTYNKLYGSIGAVIGVMFWILTVSYILLIGFQVNTTLDMTKERLSIFEEKQKKTEEGVV, from the coding sequence ATGAGCGTTCTTGAAGAATGGCTGCATGAAAGTAAACCAGGAAGCAAGGTTGTAGGGTATCTGAAATCTATAAGGTTCAAGTCACTAGACGTTTCATTGTATACAATCCTGTATATCTTTCTTAAGAAGCTGGATGAAGATGATACGTTACAGAGGGCTCAGGCAGTGGCTTTTAATTTTACATTGGCAGTACTGCCAACCATTATCTTTGTTTTTACCCTGATACCTTACTTGCCGATTGACAACTTTGATGCAATGATTTTTGACTTTCTGGATGAAATGTTGCCAGAGTATGTCACCTATGCAGTCAATAAAGTCATAGTGGATATTGTAAGTCGCCCTAGAGGAGGGTTGTTGTCATTTGGTTTCTTTCTAGCAGCATTTATGGCAACAAGTGGTATGCGTTCACTGATGGATGCATTTAATAGTTGTACGCACTCATTTGAGGGAAGAACTATTTGGAAACAGTATAGTATTGCTTTCCTGCTCACAGCACAGTTGGCATTTACCATGTTTTCGGCTATTATTCTGTTGATATACGGTAAAGTAATTTTGAATGCTCTGGTAGAGTACGGGTATGTGGATACCTTCTTTGTTTATCTGCTTTTGCATATCCTCAGAATTATAGTCATTACGTTTATGTTCTTCCTCAACACTGCACTAATTTACTATTTGGCTCCGGCTATTAAGGTAAGGTGGAAGCTGATTTCACCAGGTTCAGTGATCGCAACTACGTTAGGAATCCTGACATCAAGCGTTTTTTCTTATTATCTGGAAAATTTTAATACCTACAACAAACTGTATGGGTCAATAGGTGCTGTGATAGGTGTAATGTTCTGGATATTAACGGTTTCATATATTTTGTTGATAGGTTTTCAGGTGAATACAACCTTGGATATGACAAAAGAGCGATTGAGTATTTTTGAAGAAAAACAGAAAAAAACTGAAGAAGGGGTTGTGTGA
- a CDS encoding DUF4493 domain-containing protein, whose product MNKIKYSYRLLLFVLLSTIWQSCIPIFIVEPEEETAKAEQLPSEGKVTLNTLDLDLGYNVLAKAGVDLSQLSLEGFHLAIVNDSSGKQIAYFEDMTKVPFPITLFEGQYTLHVDNGTPTMPAFDAPQLKGQQGFEVGDAVVAIKSIDFEVLNTLLTIDYTPETQAFFDTYEMTASSSDGSLTYTGDEQRVGYFSASPITINVTMTKNGIVKKKTLVLNDVRPGDYNAILVKAINIDTSVDIELTSQGI is encoded by the coding sequence ATGAACAAAATAAAATATTCATATCGCTTACTGCTTTTCGTCTTGCTTTCTACAATCTGGCAATCGTGTATTCCCATTTTCATTGTGGAGCCCGAAGAAGAAACAGCGAAAGCTGAACAACTTCCTTCAGAAGGTAAGGTCACACTCAATACACTTGACCTTGACTTAGGTTACAACGTATTAGCTAAAGCCGGAGTAGACCTATCTCAACTATCATTGGAAGGGTTTCACTTAGCTATTGTCAATGATTCTTCAGGAAAACAGATTGCCTATTTTGAAGACATGACCAAGGTGCCATTCCCTATCACACTCTTTGAAGGTCAGTATACACTTCATGTTGATAATGGAACACCGACCATGCCTGCCTTTGATGCACCACAGCTTAAAGGTCAACAAGGTTTTGAAGTAGGTGACGCTGTAGTCGCTATCAAAAGTATCGATTTTGAGGTCTTAAATACCTTACTAACGATCGACTACACTCCTGAAACCCAAGCGTTCTTTGATACTTATGAAATGACAGCTTCTTCAAGTGATGGTTCTCTTACTTATACAGGTGATGAACAAAGGGTTGGGTATTTCTCAGCTTCACCGATTACCATCAATGTCACGATGACTAAAAATGGAATCGTCAAAAAGAAAACGTTGGTCTTGAACGATGTCCGTCCAGGAGACTATAACGCTATTTTGGTAAAAGCCATTAATATTGATACATCCGTAGATATTGAACTGACTTCTCAGGGAATCTAG
- the lpdA gene encoding dihydrolipoyl dehydrogenase: MSAKFDVIVIGSGPGGYVAAIRASQLGLKTAVVEKAELGGICLNWGCIPTKALLKSAQVFEYIRHAQDYGVTVGDANVNFEAMVQRSRGVANGMSKGIEFLLKKNKIEKLLGFGRLTSDKKVEVEAADGTKTVYEADNIILATGGRSKELPHIPIDNEKVIGYRKAMTMEKQPKKMVVMGSGAIGVEFAYFYNSIGTEVTIVEYLPRIVPVEDADISKELAKSFKKQGIKVMTDAAVTNVDTSGEGCVVTVKSNKKGEETTIECDVVLSAVGVATNIEGIGLEEAGVAHDAGKILVDDFYKTNIPNVYAIGDIVHGPALAHVASHEGIICVEKIAGLNPEPMDYKNIPGCTYCAPEIASVGYTEEQAKEAGYEIKVGKFPFSASGKASAAGHKEGFVKVIFDAKYGEWLGCHMIGANVTEMVAEAVAARKLEATGHEIITAVHPHPTLSEAVMEAVAEAYGECIHL, encoded by the coding sequence ATGTCGGCAAAATTTGATGTAATTGTAATTGGTAGCGGTCCTGGTGGTTATGTAGCAGCGATCAGAGCTTCTCAATTGGGTCTGAAAACAGCTGTTGTAGAAAAAGCTGAACTAGGGGGTATCTGCTTGAACTGGGGTTGTATTCCTACAAAAGCCCTGTTGAAAAGTGCACAGGTGTTTGAATACATCAGACATGCTCAGGATTACGGTGTAACGGTAGGTGACGCGAACGTAAACTTTGAGGCAATGGTACAGCGTAGCCGTGGTGTAGCCAATGGCATGAGCAAGGGTATCGAGTTCCTTTTGAAGAAAAATAAAATCGAGAAGCTTTTAGGTTTCGGTCGTCTGACATCAGACAAGAAAGTAGAAGTAGAAGCTGCTGACGGTACTAAAACTGTTTATGAAGCTGACAACATCATCTTGGCAACTGGTGGCCGTTCAAAAGAACTTCCTCACATTCCGATCGACAACGAAAAAGTAATTGGCTACCGCAAAGCCATGACAATGGAAAAACAACCTAAGAAAATGGTTGTAATGGGATCGGGTGCTATCGGTGTTGAGTTTGCTTACTTCTACAACTCAATCGGTACTGAAGTAACAATCGTAGAGTACTTGCCACGTATCGTACCTGTAGAGGACGCTGATATTTCAAAAGAGCTGGCTAAGAGCTTCAAGAAGCAAGGCATCAAGGTGATGACTGATGCTGCTGTAACTAACGTTGACACTTCAGGTGAAGGCTGTGTAGTGACAGTGAAAAGCAACAAGAAAGGCGAAGAAACTACTATTGAGTGTGATGTTGTACTTTCTGCTGTTGGTGTTGCTACAAACATTGAAGGCATTGGTCTGGAAGAGGCAGGTGTTGCTCATGACGCAGGCAAAATCCTAGTAGACGACTTCTACAAAACTAACATTCCAAATGTTTATGCAATTGGTGACATCGTTCACGGTCCTGCTCTTGCACACGTTGCTTCTCACGAAGGCATCATTTGTGTGGAGAAAATTGCAGGTCTGAACCCTGAGCCAATGGATTACAAAAACATCCCTGGTTGTACATACTGTGCTCCTGAAATCGCATCTGTAGGTTACACTGAAGAGCAAGCGAAAGAAGCTGGTTACGAGATCAAAGTGGGTAAATTCCCATTCTCTGCTTCAGGTAAAGCAAGTGCTGCGGGTCACAAGGAAGGCTTCGTGAAAGTAATCTTTGACGCTAAATACGGCGAATGGTTAGGTTGTCACATGATCGGTGCCAACGTAACTGAAATGGTTGCTGAAGCAGTTGCTGCCCGTAAGTTGGAAGCTACAGGTCACGAGATCATCACAGCGGTTCACCCTCACCCGACATTGTCTGAAGCTGTTATGGAAGCAGTTGCAGAGGCATACGGTGAGTGTATCCACTTGTAA
- a CDS encoding CapA family protein — translation MKKNFLFFGSYIGINFLLIALIATATQPFQHHRSLASPVSTDTTHVTLQFVGDIMQHGSQRRAAMLEDTTKFNYKSCFELVADELKEADFTIANLELTLAGEPYTSYPTFSAPDKLVQDLVYSGVNVMATANNHSYDKGKKGLIRTLDVLDSLKILRAGTYRDTTEYLNSTPLILQKDSIRLALLNYTFSTNGIRVRPPNVVCAIDTAQILRDIHKSKASNVDAIIAFMHWGDEYTDQPNSYQKSISRLLHQKGIDYVIGAHPHVLQPMETFNDSTKAKKQVTVYSLGNFVAGQANEKRMGAIFRMKLQKIDHKLELSECGYILTWIDKPYKNGKRLYQVVPVDKVKTTPKSPRALYTKKYRHFFQKYNKGVFEYMYDTIDSKWVLTQADSSLDL, via the coding sequence GTGAAGAAGAACTTTTTATTTTTTGGCTCCTATATAGGGATCAACTTTTTGCTGATTGCACTTATAGCGACAGCTACTCAACCCTTTCAGCACCATAGAAGTCTAGCATCTCCTGTCAGTACAGACACAACGCATGTTACACTTCAGTTTGTAGGAGATATTATGCAACATGGCTCTCAACGTAGAGCTGCAATGCTAGAAGACACTACCAAGTTTAATTACAAGTCCTGCTTCGAGCTGGTAGCTGATGAATTGAAAGAAGCTGATTTCACCATCGCCAACTTGGAGTTGACATTGGCAGGAGAGCCTTATACTAGTTACCCTACATTCTCAGCACCTGATAAGCTCGTCCAAGACTTAGTCTACTCAGGCGTCAATGTCATGGCAACAGCTAATAACCATAGCTACGACAAAGGGAAGAAAGGACTGATTCGCACATTAGATGTACTAGACAGCTTAAAAATACTTCGGGCTGGCACTTATCGTGATACTACAGAATATTTGAATAGCACCCCTTTAATATTGCAAAAAGACAGTATCCGATTGGCACTCCTCAATTACACATTCAGCACGAATGGGATTCGGGTAAGACCGCCAAATGTTGTTTGTGCTATCGACACTGCCCAAATACTACGAGACATTCATAAATCTAAAGCATCGAATGTGGATGCCATTATTGCCTTTATGCATTGGGGAGATGAATATACTGATCAACCAAACTCATATCAGAAAAGTATCAGTCGACTTCTTCACCAAAAGGGTATTGACTACGTTATCGGTGCCCACCCTCATGTACTACAGCCTATGGAGACCTTCAATGACTCTACCAAAGCTAAAAAGCAAGTGACAGTCTATTCACTCGGAAATTTTGTAGCAGGACAGGCTAATGAGAAACGGATGGGGGCTATTTTCAGGATGAAACTGCAAAAAATAGATCATAAACTAGAGCTAAGCGAATGCGGCTATATTCTGACTTGGATTGACAAGCCTTACAAGAATGGTAAAAGGCTATATCAGGTAGTTCCTGTAGACAAAGTAAAAACAACCCCTAAAAGCCCGAGGGCGCTTTATACAAAAAAGTATAGACACTTCTTTCAAAAATACAACAAAGGGGTTTTTGAGTACATGTATGACACCATTGACTCCAAATGGGTGCTCACACAAGCTGACAGCTCATTAGATCTTTAA